From a region of the Candidatus Bipolaricaulota bacterium genome:
- a CDS encoding anion permease — translation MAGAYVGWNIGANDAANCIGTSVGSGLLSYRKGIILVGVFVIAGALLQGQHVMHTIGKGIVTAELPVAAVFAALLSAGLFVTSATFFKLPVSTSQAIVGGVAGVGLAAGAPVDFSKLLNIVMVWVLDPFLTGLMAFGIYHLFAFFLRRVQRPGRWDAILKWLVLASAGYVAFSLGANDVGNAVGPIANLGVPSHWLALLGGTALSIGAFTFGHRVTETVGGGITVLDPLSAFAAQASAAIAVHFFSIIGIPVSTSQSVVGAVVGVGMVKGVRAIKRGRVLQIAVGWVATPTSAGIFSFLLYKLISLAL, via the coding sequence TTGGCAGGGGCGTATGTCGGCTGGAACATCGGGGCGAACGACGCGGCAAATTGTATCGGGACCTCGGTTGGTTCTGGGCTCCTTTCTTATCGAAAGGGGATCATCCTGGTAGGGGTGTTCGTCATCGCTGGGGCACTTCTGCAAGGGCAGCACGTGATGCACACGATCGGAAAGGGGATCGTAACCGCCGAGCTTCCAGTGGCCGCGGTGTTCGCTGCCCTCCTGTCAGCAGGGCTGTTCGTTACTTCGGCGACGTTTTTTAAGCTCCCCGTCTCAACCTCACAAGCGATCGTCGGAGGAGTGGCCGGGGTCGGGCTGGCTGCCGGGGCTCCGGTTGACTTCTCCAAGCTCCTAAACATCGTTATGGTATGGGTGCTCGATCCGTTTCTCACCGGGCTGATGGCGTTCGGGATCTATCACCTGTTTGCGTTCTTCCTCCGGCGGGTACAGCGACCAGGTCGGTGGGACGCCATTCTGAAATGGCTCGTATTAGCGAGTGCAGGGTACGTCGCCTTCTCACTCGGGGCGAACGACGTGGGAAATGCGGTTGGCCCGATCGCCAATCTCGGGGTCCCATCCCATTGGCTCGCTCTCCTTGGCGGGACAGCGCTTTCGATTGGCGCATTCACCTTCGGACACCGGGTGACCGAGACGGTGGGTGGAGGGATCACTGTCCTTGATCCGTTGAGTGCATTTGCGGCCCAGGCCTCCGCCGCCATCGCCGTTCATTTTTTCTCGATCATCGGAATCCCGGTTTCTACCTCCCAATCGGTGGTGGGGGCGGTGGTTGGCGTCGGTATGGTGAAGGGGGTACGGGCGATCAAGCGAGGGCGAGTCCTCCAGATCGCGGTAGGGTGGGTCGCTACCCCGACCTCTGCCGGGATCTTCTCGTTCCTCCTCTACAAGCTGATCTCCCTCGCCCTATAG
- a CDS encoding DUF47 domain-containing protein produces MDVLWRKQKEIETLVLKHLDHVEESLSHFQESLLAYLNGDVDAAGELALATHTAEGKADDVRREVEASLLGGALLAPSRRDILEVIEQVDKLANAGEETLDYLLLQRIEIPESIKPFVQKIADKTKEIADEVNSAMHLLFEDMNAALDHTKQIEIKESEVDRVEREAVKAIFKMGIDLAAKLQLYGLIEALVEISDRAEDLSDRIDMMIAQRRL; encoded by the coding sequence ATGGACGTGTTGTGGAGAAAGCAGAAGGAGATCGAGACCCTGGTGTTAAAGCACCTCGACCATGTGGAGGAGAGCCTTTCCCATTTTCAGGAGTCGCTTCTCGCGTACCTGAACGGTGATGTCGATGCCGCGGGCGAGCTCGCCCTCGCCACCCACACCGCAGAGGGGAAGGCGGACGACGTCCGCCGGGAGGTGGAGGCCTCCCTGCTCGGAGGAGCGCTTCTCGCTCCATCCCGGCGCGATATCCTCGAGGTGATCGAACAGGTGGACAAGCTGGCGAACGCCGGAGAGGAGACGCTGGACTATCTCCTCCTGCAGCGGATCGAGATCCCCGAGTCGATCAAGCCGTTCGTCCAGAAGATCGCGGACAAGACCAAGGAGATCGCGGATGAGGTCAACTCCGCAATGCACCTCCTGTTCGAGGATATGAACGCCGCCCTCGATCACACCAAGCAGATCGAGATCAAAGAGAGCGAGGTCGACCGGGTGGAGCGAGAGGCGGTGAAGGCGATCTTCAAGATGGGGATCGATCTCGCTGCGAAGCTGCAGCTCTACGGGCTGATCGAGGCGCTCGTCGAGATCTCCGACCGGGCCGAGGACCTTTCCGACCGGATCGACATGATGATCGCCCAGCGCCGGCTATAG
- a CDS encoding right-handed parallel beta-helix repeat-containing protein has product MRGYIVWFFALGLILGGAAALAAEIHLPGDTSLHGNVLIAEQFYKTEVVHGKQVQVPLPYRVWPGKNGMRDSDYFDVRIEAHPGDVIMLAAGTHKFDVWIYTPGITITTDPATAGMADIWGTVEVDADNVTLDGIAVTGPRKTERGLSSGHGIEINREHVNRITIRNCLVKENEWMGIHVIGVRGEIEELRVEDSKIVDNGSFGIECQTVKNLVVTGCTITGNLEGVHIGSYVDNVILENNTITGNRKVDVYRKQD; this is encoded by the coding sequence ATGAGAGGGTACATCGTCTGGTTTTTCGCCCTTGGCCTGATCCTCGGAGGGGCGGCCGCTCTGGCGGCGGAGATCCACCTCCCCGGGGACACGAGCTTACACGGTAACGTGCTCATCGCCGAGCAGTTCTATAAGACGGAGGTCGTGCACGGAAAGCAGGTGCAGGTCCCCCTCCCGTACCGAGTCTGGCCGGGGAAGAACGGGATGCGCGATTCTGACTACTTCGACGTCCGGATCGAGGCCCATCCCGGGGACGTGATCATGCTCGCCGCTGGGACCCACAAGTTCGACGTGTGGATCTATACCCCTGGGATCACCATCACCACCGATCCGGCGACCGCGGGGATGGCCGACATCTGGGGGACGGTGGAGGTGGACGCGGACAACGTGACCCTGGACGGGATCGCGGTCACCGGTCCCCGCAAGACGGAGCGCGGGCTGTCGAGCGGCCATGGGATTGAGATCAACCGTGAGCACGTCAATAGGATCACGATCCGAAACTGTCTGGTGAAGGAGAACGAGTGGATGGGGATCCACGTGATCGGCGTGCGGGGCGAGATCGAGGAGCTGCGGGTGGAGGACTCGAAGATCGTGGATAACGGGAGCTTCGGGATCGAGTGCCAGACGGTGAAGAACCTGGTCGTCACCGGGTGCACGATCACCGGCAACCTCGAGGGGGTCCATATTGGAAGCTACGTAGACAACGTCATCCTCGAGAACAACACGATCACGGGCAACCGCAAGGTCGATGTGTACCGCAAGCAGGATTAA